Sequence from the Metopolophium dirhodum isolate CAU chromosome 2, ASM1992520v1, whole genome shotgun sequence genome:
GAATCGTGACTGCCAGAAAAAATGTAcaacttaaaatgcattttttttatatacaaataaataataattttgtttttaaaatgattttttttttgtataaagaattttcaataaatgtcaGTACTCTGtagtttgttttaataattataatttttacgcaGCTAAGGTATATTTCTGAACAACGCAGTAGGTgtctacaatattgtaaaattgttcagataatttatatttgttgtcAATGTTGTCATTAATTGTACAGTGATTGTTGTACACATTAcgaattgtataaataataaaacaaatctatCTACTTTGCGATCTGTACAAAAATCATTGCACTCATtgagaaataataatgttaagagGATTCGATactgtgattttctgttttcgtttaacacacgcgcgacatagtattttagacgtgttttttgccaaacattccaattgatctattgaagtgataagaattctgaaaacctatttgaattcgtcgtcaagtctacttgaaatcgactttcccaaatttttgatattatcccccaaattccagaaaacgtcatattaaaaaaagagtatttaaacatttttgtatttcaatttgggaagttgatttcaagtagacttgacaacgaattcaaatctgtttttggaattctcatcacttcattagatcaattgatatgtttggcaaaggaTCCATCAAAAATCCTATATgttgcgcgtgtgttagacaaaaacagaaaatcacggtatggaatccccttaatgtgtaacatattatattatatcataacttATATAAGACTTGTTAAGTAAatggtaaaatactaaaatcaatttattatgtagattttaggtaaaatattatgactgCAAGAGTGACTAAATCCTTCAAATCTAAGtcactaaataaaatgttataagtatTAGCCGCCATCCATGCAGGCGCTATATCCGCTCGGTTGCTCGACGCTCAAGTTTGGATGTTATTTATATCATCAACAAGATCTTACAATTCCCAAAGTTTTCCAaaaatttttatagattttttaacgTTATACGCACAGtagatattttgaacatttcgcTATCATTTTTTTACcctttttccatttaaaaatgtatatttcaaccGTAAAATACGCTCTACGGAATAACGATCCTGTTCTGGTTGCatcaaccaaatttgataattttttttttgaccaatAGAGGGTAATATTCTACAGGCCGCATCgaactttatttttcaatattttaatctcaaactttataatatgtcttcaaaaataatacaatttcatgTAGTGAAAGTTTAATGAAGTTTTCCACATTTGAACGTCAAgcagtaagtataataatatcaaacgacAAATATCTGAAAGCAATATTAACGAAATGCcacctaaaataataagaaaacaaCTTCGTAGTTTAGGAAACGATACACAATTACTGACTAATGATATTTCATATATTCGtagaaatttatataataaaaaaccaaatatcACCCACCACTTCCCAAGGATATAACCGGCCCGAACGGGTAAAAAAAAACAGCTTTCTTCGTTCGCAACCACATATTatctacttacatttttttatggtaggtaccatttttttaactaggtaacatcatttttaaatataatatagcagatattttataaaaacaattgtatacctatatcagtTAAAGGCTACAAACTattatatgacaatatttatattgataaacaaaaatattagtacctagtttattaggatatcttcttttttttatttttgaaaatatatcactaCATTATCAATAAATGAATTTTACCTGATTCATCATTTATAGGTTATAGCCCCCCATACGCCCTATATACTCTATTactcttatataggtatacgatatattaaaaatttaatattatcttaaattataatatattttttttttattacttgcttaccggctcaagttttgtctgtttattaaacataccagaaattattttctattcttgagcagtttgcggtaattttatatttttagtcgcaccacccatttatttttttaagtcatattttgcatttttgccCAAATTTAAAGATTAATGAAAACACGCttcacgaaaaaaataaattttaatttaggtacaatAAAGTACTCAGTTAAATTAACAGAATACGcagaatagttgaatcatacacgacTGTCGCAAGTTAACTGAAGTCCGTGATCAACGATAATTAATAAGAGTGCCAATCAGTTGTTGTGTTtagaatttgtattaattttagatttttgaaatttaactatacgagattatgatactaattattattagtgtgcaaacaacaatataaatattatgttcattttccTTCTCAAAACACAttcacacaaacaaacataggtacataattaaatacatacccatacatacaatgtgtacatccccgcatacgtctaaatataaatatattccaactatCATTCTATCaactatagtaaaaatgtatcattgtgataataatttcttagtacataatataatattttctgaaaatattataaaataggcaTGTTTTtgcgttaataaaatataataatggtaaaacggcAACAATTGGGCACCGGCCCATCTGGCagattttaaaatcagacaggggcaGATGCCCACCttgccaccccccccccccccctcaaatgacgccactgcataatattatatgtttgaaacTGAATCTGAATGAATCCATCAACAAAATCATCGACTTCAATTTCATGACAAAAACTGCTTAAACTTTAACTTTCAATTGGGTTTCACTTGAGTTTGACTCTGATCTGTATAAGAAACTTGCTATacagtttttgatatttaaaaaaaaagtacaagtCCGAGATCCCTAAAAACGGAGGCCCTATCATGTCTAATGGTAAATATGActgtataaaataagtattatttaatatttaggtattaccatttaccaaacATCTAGTGGTATTCAAGGTAGGTATCTTTTACCGCATATTTAGTGTTATATTATGGTCGACCATGaatcataacaaaataaataggtatgaatttcaaaaatcaCGATACACAACTAATTAAATTTCAGAGGCTTAGGATGGACGTAGACAATGCCTTATTTGAggtaatatagccatataggacGAGAACACGGGCCGTGTTGAGCATACTTCTTACTTATATTATGGATCAATccatattgtaatttgtattggcTATTAACTATTTAACCCTTAGATCATATAATATGGATGTAACTACAGCGGCGAGTCATCGAATTAGGTGATCGATGTGCGCAAGCGCATTGCAACTCCTCGCATGCTCATATCAACCACCTAATTCGGCGACTCTTCGCTGATATCGGCaacgtttttttgtattaatttaatgggATGAGGCTCCAtccatagtatattatgatctaagatTTAACCACGAACCACGGCTTTAGATAGAGCCTATCCAAAGCCGTGCCACGAACTACAACTATGTAGTAGTCCGTGTAtttaacctatatataaaacaatagtcATAGATAAATAGTTATGTTGGTTTCTAAACATAGATAGCGTTTCGTCACTTTCGTTGTCGGCATCCTATCAAGTTGGTAGTAATATCCGCGAATTAAGCTATATCTTAATGCGaggtaataatatcacataatcTTTAGTAGTACCAACCGCCAGGCCATAGTCGAAGGTTCAAGTAGACCTGACGTGTGGCTGTGACGCTGTGTGCCTGTGTAGTGTACTATAGTGTCTAGTTTGTATTAATCTTTTTTCCATGGTGTATGTGTATACAAACAAGGCACAACATTAGTACATAACaagttacaatatattttctatggttACAACTACATGGGCACAGGGcacagattatattatcatattatactctgtgaaacaaatatacaattttatatagtaggtaaaaataataatatattgtaatagacaGTAGTCCATGATAGCAATTatagccaatattattataattcctatagtataaatattgtactgtGCCTACAGGCTATTATAGTCCACGGGTGATAGCATAACTTCATAATATCAATTACCATTTACTGATTACTATTCAGTATTTTAGATCTATAATCATAATTCATGGTGCGAGTGGATAATagatactattatacaatatacagttcTATTCTATTATagaaaccataaattatatgtcCGAGCTATTTAATGTCAAACAAATAGGATGAttgattcttatttttatttggttcaaacaaattaaaactttgtttgCACAATGAGTTCAGTCTTATGACATATCACCGAATTATATCATCTATAAACCATCACTGGAGGCTACTTATTGTTTGAACATCATGTAAGTAATCCATGatcttgtacatttttaatacccGTCTGTTGGTTAGggatactaaattaatattttgttactcaaaatatgtaaatgttaGTTCCGTTATTCATGAGCATTTGAATTTCTCACAGTCTATATTGCTACCACGCATTGCTACTTATTGTTTCTATGTGCACATATGATCAGAATTAAATGGTTTATTAGTAttcaatcatttaatattaatgttacatattaattgttaaataaaaattgattacatTCAATGGCTCTCtaaaatttaatggaccaatcagGGGCCACTAAATCtagggaccattagctcacttttgattcattaaatgtttagtgtAACCCGGCAAAAAACAATCATGAATTCATGACCTCAGACCTTATGCTggaatattaactatataataatgactaatattattttcagttgttattgttttatccAGTTTTCtttctaaaatgtttaaattcaatACGTCTAATAAACATACTACTAACAGCCAAACTGATAAGGATCTTAAGGAAGAAGGTAATCGCTTATTCAGTTACAAACAGTATGAAAAAGCTATTGAATGCTACAATAAAGCGATTGTAAGTAAAATCAATTCTTTAAAATTGTTGTCtttttgattaatattgattatataattagtaattacatatttttcctTTACAGATAAAAAATCCTGTTATTCCTATATACTTTACCAATAGAGCTTTATGTTTCTTGAAATTAAAACAATGGGACAAGGCATGTACAGATTGTCGACGTGCTTTGGAAATGGACTTCAGTTTCATAAaaggttgtttttttttggggaTTGCGCTTATTGAGTTGGGAAGTTATGATGAAGCCATAAAACAATTACAAAGAGGTAAGAAAGTTCAATGTAAAtttcttcaaattataatactaagtattaatttgaataacatgtacaatgtttattgttagcacataatttaacaaaagaaaaaaaagtaaactatGGTGATGACATTACAAGCCAACTTAGAAGAGCTCGTAGACTGAAATGGGAGAAACAAGAAGAAGTGAGACAGAATCAAGAAATAGAACTTTTGgtgaataaaatcaataaaatcaactcccaaatgtattatttaacataaattaattatattttattaaattagtcaTACCTGACAAGACTAATGGATGATGACATGGCTCGTAAAGtcgatgaaattaaaaaaccatCAGATAATGAAATCGAAATTGAAGATTATGATAACGGTgttatggaaattaaaaatcaaagtgTGAGTttgacttataaataaattgtgtatattatactgcatttaatttttaggaGAAATATCTTGCTGAACTACTTACCATATTTTCTAAGAATGACGACAGACggaaggtaatatattttatatgcataatgcataatgtaatataatttcattgaattaaacatttttttattagaaacgTGAAGTACCAGACTATTTGTGTGGCAACATAAGTTATGATATTTTACGTGATCCTGTTATCACTCCAAGTGGTATAACTTATGATCGAAAGGATCTAGAAGAACACTTaatggtaaattaaaaatattttattaactttattcattataatgAACTGGTCATTTTGTAGtaaaatttttcataaatgCCTACTCTTATTTAGATGGTGCatgattgattatttttaatatggctctgataagataataaaatattatttctgtaattttgattttgctacaaaataatttttgacattatttAAAGAAGAATACttgttaaatatgtatttatcgTATCCACTTAATGAAATCGTtcttctaataaattattaatttttacacagTATGGATGATAATTTTACGGATAGTCATatgtatactttataaaaaatatagattttttttcataaacaggATTTTTAGACATTGTAGAAATTTCTTCACAATATGAATATCCATATCGCATAAATATATTCATCATTATGGtggaataaaacaaaaaaaaacaaaaaaaacaataaaactgcAACCAATACAAaggattttttttacataatatattattagaactaATTTTAACTTCATTTATAggagttttgaaaaaattatatatataatatcattgattataaatactatagttcGCTCACTGGCCGGTATTTACGCGATGCGAAATATTGACGAAAAATGGATGTGGATTAGTTTCTTATGGACGACAAGCGCTCCATAACAGCCACatccttttttcttcaatatttcGCATCGCGTAAATACGGGCCAGTGAGcgatctatagtatttatagtcaatgataatatacatgtgtaaatttgtattattcacAGATAtggataatttttatgaatagatgcagcatattatatattatcatggctaaatatataggtgtgaTACGCAGGTGTCATGGCCGCCACTGGCAGTGAATTTTATCACTTTGATTTATTTGCTAACAAaaccaaacaaattattaatttcttagctaaataaatccaaaaatcactGCCAGCTGAGATTCCTTTCCATGCTAAAACATGCAATAATTGTACGTGCGCAGCCCATAACAAAAATGCGTCTCAATGATGAgtgatcatacctatatatttagccatgtatattatatttaaaattgttgaacaattttacattatgaactacattttttttatctacaatatataattatattcaatcaactaataaataataagtaacaatacTTTCAATTTTATCATTACCAGAAAGTTGGTCATTTCGATCCGGTTTCACGCCAGCATTTAACTGTTGATCAACTTATTCCAAATTTGGCATTAAAAGAAGCGGTTGAAGCATTTGTAATGGAAAATGAAtgggtaaattattattgtactttgtaaGCCAAGCTTATTaaagattttattaaataatgtatacatatttaatctTAATAACTTCTTAACCTTTTAAATAGTTGTCAATAGTAACTTCTTACGTTAGAATATGTGTACCatttgtgattattatttttctagttaaatttcaaactaaaaaaaaaatttaaaaaataattattcagctTATTTTTAGCCATTTAATAATTCAGAATGTGGTGTTATATCTTAAACTATTTAAtgcacattaattaaaataatataaatctttattacaatttgtttgttaaaatttgttaataaaattgtataatatggacATGAATTATACAAGGCCAGAAATTGtactatttcaatttaatttttattttataattaaaattatgatggAAATTAAAAGCTATAAATTTTCATGTGGTTTGTatgatcattatttttgtatcaaGATACAAAgagtaataggtaataaaatgtattattatttaaatgtttaaattaatattttaaaacacctacatattttataggatAGGTATAagaattttgaattgtttaatatttttagacttaatcagattttattttatttttacacatcTTTTTTGTAAgtcagtattttaaaattaaaatataatatactaatattacattttttgtttgactgtataatattaaatctaagtatttatattattattttattttttaatacataatctGTAAGTTAATTTGTATTCGTTTATAATCAAGTAAACTATTTAGatcttaatacattttagattttaagtacctatgtatctaCTTATCAATATCATAATGAGCACGAGCAAACAgtatgttaaatatttcaaaggTCTAACTtcttacatttattattgtacactcttgtaaaaaaaaaaatgtgaat
This genomic interval carries:
- the LOC132939591 gene encoding E3 ubiquitin-protein ligase CHIP isoform X1 — its product is MGTGHRLYYHIILCETNIQFYIVVVIVLSSFLSKMFKFNTSNKHTTNSQTDKDLKEEGNRLFSYKQYEKAIECYNKAIIKNPVIPIYFTNRALCFLKLKQWDKACTDCRRALEMDFSFIKGCFFLGIALIELGSYDEAIKQLQRAHNLTKEKKVNYGDDITSQLRRARRLKWEKQEEVRQNQEIELLSYLTRLMDDDMARKVDEIKKPSDNEIEIEDYDNGVMEIKNQSEKYLAELLTIFSKNDDRRKKREVPDYLCGNISYDILRDPVITPSGITYDRKDLEEHLMKVGHFDPVSRQHLTVDQLIPNLALKEAVEAFVMENEWVNYYCTL
- the LOC132939591 gene encoding E3 ubiquitin-protein ligase CHIP isoform X2, encoding MFKFNTSNKHTTNSQTDKDLKEEGNRLFSYKQYEKAIECYNKAIIKNPVIPIYFTNRALCFLKLKQWDKACTDCRRALEMDFSFIKGCFFLGIALIELGSYDEAIKQLQRAHNLTKEKKVNYGDDITSQLRRARRLKWEKQEEVRQNQEIELLSYLTRLMDDDMARKVDEIKKPSDNEIEIEDYDNGVMEIKNQSEKYLAELLTIFSKNDDRRKKREVPDYLCGNISYDILRDPVITPSGITYDRKDLEEHLMKVGHFDPVSRQHLTVDQLIPNLALKEAVEAFVMENEWVNYYCTL